A single genomic interval of Pan paniscus chromosome 18, NHGRI_mPanPan1-v2.0_pri, whole genome shotgun sequence harbors:
- the LOC129394219 gene encoding serine/threonine-protein kinase SMG1-like isoform X1: MRCVTAANQVFFSEAVLTAANECVGVLLGSLDPSMTIHCDMVITYGLDQLENCQTCGTDYIISVLNLLTLIVEQINTKLPSSFVEKLFIPSSKLLFLRYHKEKGVVAVAHAVYQAMLSLKNIPVLETAYKLILGEMTCALNNLLHSLQLPEACSEIKHEAFKNHVFNVDNAKFVVKFDLSALTTIGNAKNSSL, from the exons ATGAGATGTGTGACGGCTGCAAACCAGGTGTTTTTTTCTGAGGCTGTGTTGACAGCTGCTAATGAGTGTGTTGGTGTTTTGCTCGGCAGCTTGGATCCTAGCATGACTATACATTGTGACATGGTCATTACATATGGATTAGACCAACTGGAGAATTGCCAGACTTGTGGTACCGATTATATCATCTCAGTCTTGAATTTACTCACGCTG attgTTGAACAGATAAATACGAAACTGCCATCATCATTTGTAGAAAAACTGTTTATACCATCATCTAAACTACTATTCTTGCGTTATCATAAAGAAAAAGGG gttgTTGCTGTAGCCCATGCTGTTTATCAAGCGATGCTCAGCTTGAAGAATATTCCTGTTTTGGAGACTGCCTATAAGTTAATATTGGGAGAAATGACTTGTGCCCTAAACAACCTCCTGCACAGTCTGCAACTTCCTGAGGCCTGTTCTGAAATAAAACATGAGGCTTTTAAGAATCATGTGTTCAATGTAGACAATGCAAAATTTGTAGTTAAATTTGACCTCAGTGCCCTGACTACAATTGGAAATGCCAAAAACTCGAGTCTTTAA
- the LOC129394219 gene encoding serine/threonine-protein kinase SMG1-like isoform X2, with the protein MTIHCDMVITYGLDQLENCQTCGTDYIISVLNLLTLIVEQINTKLPSSFVEKLFIPSSKLLFLRYHKEKGVVAVAHAVYQAMLSLKNIPVLETAYKLILGEMTCALNNLLHSLQLPEACSEIKHEAFKNHVFNVDNAKFVVKFDLSALTTIGNAKNSSL; encoded by the exons ATGACTATACATTGTGACATGGTCATTACATATGGATTAGACCAACTGGAGAATTGCCAGACTTGTGGTACCGATTATATCATCTCAGTCTTGAATTTACTCACGCTG attgTTGAACAGATAAATACGAAACTGCCATCATCATTTGTAGAAAAACTGTTTATACCATCATCTAAACTACTATTCTTGCGTTATCATAAAGAAAAAGGG gttgTTGCTGTAGCCCATGCTGTTTATCAAGCGATGCTCAGCTTGAAGAATATTCCTGTTTTGGAGACTGCCTATAAGTTAATATTGGGAGAAATGACTTGTGCCCTAAACAACCTCCTGCACAGTCTGCAACTTCCTGAGGCCTGTTCTGAAATAAAACATGAGGCTTTTAAGAATCATGTGTTCAATGTAGACAATGCAAAATTTGTAGTTAAATTTGACCTCAGTGCCCTGACTACAATTGGAAATGCCAAAAACTCGAGTCTTTAA